The proteins below are encoded in one region of Drosophila santomea strain STO CAGO 1482 chromosome 3R, Prin_Dsan_1.1, whole genome shotgun sequence:
- the LOC120451620 gene encoding protein arginine N-methyltransferase 1, with protein MASTDIPMEAAVESATGITPNSNANSNNVAKKLPAEGSTGDNPNANANADEMTSRDYYFDSYAHFGIHEEMLKDEVRTVTYRNAMYHNKHLFQGKTVLDVGCGTGILSMFAAKAGAAQVIAVDCSNIIEFARQVVIDNNLQDVIKVVKGKIEEIELPNGIEGVDIIISEWMGYCLFYESMLDTVLYARDKWLKKDGMMFPDRGTLYITAIEDRQYKDEKINWWDDVYGFDMSCIRKVAVTEPLVDVVDPKQVVSTSCMVKEVDLYTVQKADLNFSSKFSLCIKRNDFVQALVTYFNIEFTKCHKRLGFSTSPDSTYTHWKQTVFYLDDHMTAKKNEEITGTFQMKPNERNNRDLDFVIDINFKGELSQIQESNTYRMR; from the exons ATG GCCAGCACAGACATCCCCATGGAGGCAGCTGTGGAATCGGCGACCGGCATCACGCCCAATTCAAATGCGAACTCAAACAATGTGGCGAAGAAGCTGCCCGCGGAGGGCTCCACCGGTGATAATCCCAATGCGAATGCCAACGCCGACGAGATGACGTCCCGCGACTATTACTTTGACTCCTATGCCCATTTTGGGATCCACGAGGAGATGCTCAAGGACGAGGTGCGCACCGTCACATACCGCAATGCCATGTACCACAACAAGCATCTGTTCCAGGGCAAG ACCGTACTGGACGTGGGATGCGGCACCGGCATTCTGTCCATGTTCGCTGCCAAAGCCGGCGCCGCTCAGGTGATCGCCGTCGACTGCTCCAACATTATCGAGTTCGCCCGCCAAGTGGTCATTGACAACAATCTGCAGGATGTGATCAAGGTTGTCAAGGGCAAGATTGAGGAGATTGAGCTTCCAAATGGTATTGAGGGAGTGGACATCATTATTTCCGAGTGGATGGG TTACTGCCTTTTCTACGAGTCCATGCTGGATACAGTGTTGTACGCGCGGGACAAGTGGCTGAAGAAGGATGGCATGATGTTCCCGGACAGGGGCACGCTGTACATCACTGCCATCGAGGACCGACAGTACAAGGACGAGAAGATCAACTGGTGGGATGATGTCTACGGCTTCGACATGAGCTGCATTCGTAAGGTGGCCGTAACCGAGCCACTGGTCGACGTGGTCGATCCCAAGCAAGTGGTATCCACATCTTGCATGGTCAAGGAGGTGGACCTGTATACCGTGCAAAAGGCAGATCTCAACTTCTCGTCCAAGTTCAGCCTGTGCATCAAGCGCAACGACTTCGTGCAGGCATTAGTCACCTACTTCAACATAGAGTTCACCAAGTGCCACAAGCGTCTTGGGTTCAGTACGTCTCCAGACTCCACATATACGCACTGGAAGCAAACCGTGTTTTACCTGGATGACCACATGACGGCTAAGAAGAACGAGGAGATCACAGGCACGTTCCAGATGAAGCCCAACGAGCGGAACAACCGTGATCTGGACTTTGTCATCGACATTAATTTCAAGGGCGAATTGTCTCAAATTCAGGAGTCGAACACATACCGTATGCG
- the LOC120451617 gene encoding DNA replication licensing factor Mcm5, whose translation MEGFDDAGVFFSDNFGGENQQDAQINLQAVKKKYKEFIRTFNEENFFYKYRDTLKRNYLNGRYFLEIEMEDLVGFDETLADKLNKQPTEHLEIFEEAAREVADEITAPRPEHEEQMHDIQILLSSNANPTNIRQLKSDCVSKLVKIAGIIVAASGISAKATRMSIQCLSCSTVIPNLKVNPGLEGYSLPRKCNTEQAGRPKCPLDPFFIMPDKCKCVDFQTLKLQELPDFVPQGEIPRHLQLFCDRSLCERVVPGNRVLIQGIYSIRKVGKPSRRDGREKAVVGVRAPYMRVVGITVDSEGAGAISRYSNITSDEEEHFRRMSASGDIYERLSQSLAPSIFGSRDIKKAITCMLFGGSRKRLPDGLCRRGDINVLLLGDPGTAKSQLLKFVEKVAPIAVYTSGKGSSAAGLTASVMKDPQTRNFVMEGGAMVLADGGVVCIDEFDKMREDDRVAIHEAMEQQTISIAKAGITTTLNSRCSVLAAANSIFGRWDDTKGEENIDFMPTILSRFDMIFIVKDIHDESRDITLAKHIINVHLSSNKSAPSEPAEGEISLSTFKKYIHYCRTHCGPRLSEAAGEKLKSRYVLMRSGAGQQEKASDKRLSIPITVRQLEAVIRISESLAKIRMQPFATDEHVNEALRLFQVSTLDAAMTGSLAGAEGFTTEEDQETLNRIEKQLKRRFAIGSQVSEQNILQDFLRQKYEERTVMKVIHTMIRRGELQHRMQRKMLYRIC comes from the exons ATGGAAGGCTTCGACGATGCGGGCGTCTTCTTCTCGGACAATTTCGGCGGAGAAAACCAGCAGGATGCGCAAATTAACTTGCAGGCGGTGAAGAAGAAGTACAAGGAGTTCATTCGCACTTTCAACGAAGAGAACTTTTTCTACAAATACCG TGACACCCTAAAGAGGAACTACCTGAATGGGCGCTACTTTCTGGAGATTGAGATGGAGGATTTGGTGGGCTTCGATGAGACTCTGGCGGACAAGCTGAACAAGCAGCCGACGGAGCATTTGGAAATCTTCGAGGAGGCTGCCCGGGAGGTGGCTGACGAGATCACAGCTCCCCGGCCGGAGCATGAGGAGCAGATGCACGACATCCAGATTCTTCTGAGCTCCAATGCGAATCCCACCAACATACGGCAGCTGAAGTCAGACTGCGTGTCCAAGCTGGTTAAGATTGCCGGAATCATTGTCGCAGCCTCGGGAATCAGTGCCAAGGCCACGCGGATGTCCATCCAATGCTTGTCTTGCAGTACGGTCATCCCGAATCTCAAAGTGAATCCGGGATTGGAGGGCTACTCCCTACCCAGGAAGTGCAACACGGAACAGGCGGGCAGACCCAAGTGCCCGCTGGACCCCTTCTTCATTATGCCAGACAAGTGCAAGTGTGTCGATTTCCAGACCCTTAAGTTGCAAGAACTCCCCGACTTTGTGCCGCAGGGTGAGATTCCCCGCCACTTGCAGCTCTTCTGCGATCGTTCGCTTTGTGAACGTGTGGTGCCCGGTAATCGTGTGCTTATCCAAGGTATATACTCAATTCGGAAGGTGGGTAAACCCTCCCGCCGTGATGGTCGCGAGAAGGCCGTCGTTGGAGTCCGTGCTCCTTACATGAGGGTAGTGGGCATCACCGTAGACTCAGAGGGTGCGGGCGCCATCTCCCGATACAGCAACATCACATCCGATGAGGAGGAGCACTTCCGGCGAATGTCAGCCTCTGGAGACATCTACGAACGTCTCTCACAGTCGCTGGCTCCCAGCATTTTCGGTTCGCGGGATATCAAGAAAGCTATTACTTGCATGCTTTTTGGCGGGTCTCGTAAACGTTTACCGGATGGTCTGTGCCGTCGAGGCGACATTAACGTTTTACTGCTGGGTGATCCTGGCACAGCCAAGTCGCAGTTGTTGAAGTTTGTGGAGAAGGTGGCGCCCATAGCAGTCTACACTTCGGGCAAAGGCTCCAGTGCGGCTGGTCTCACGGCTTCGGTTATGAAGGATCCTCAAACG CGCAACTTTGTCATGGAGGGTGGAGCCATGGTGCTGGCCGATGGTGGCGTGGTTTGTATTGATGAGTTCGATAAAATGCGAGAGGATGATCGTGTGGCCATTCACGAGGCCATGGAACAGCAAACAATATCCATTGCCAAGGCCGGCATCACGACAACCTTGAACTCACGCTGTTCGGTCTTGGCAGCTGCCAACTCCATTTTCGGTCGATGGGACGACACCAAGGGCGAGGAGAACATTGACTTTATGCCCACAATTCTGTCCCGTTTCGACATGATTTTCATAGTCAAGGACATTCACGATGAGTCGCGTGATATTACCCTGGCCAAGCACATCATCAATGTGCATCTGAGCTCTAACAAGTCGGCGCCTTCAGAGCCGGCTGAGGGTGAGATATCGCTGTCAACATTCAAGAAGTATATTCACTACTGTCGAACTCATTGCGGTCCGCGCCTGAGTGAAGCTGCCGGCGAGAAGCTAAAGAGCCGCTACGTGCTTATGCGCAGTGGAGCCGGACAGCAGGAGAAGGCATCTGACAAGCGACTGAGCATTCCCATCACTGTGCGCCAGTTGGAGGCTGTCATCCGCATCTCGGAGTCGCTAGCAAAGATTCGCATGCAACCGTTCGCCACAGATGAGCATGTGAACGAAGCACTTCGCCTTTTCCAAGTGTCTACCCTTGATGCTGCGATGACTGGCAGCTTGGCTGGCGCCGAAGGATTCACGACCGAGGAGGACCAGGAAACACTCAACCGCATCGAAAAGCAATTGAAGCGTCGCTTTGCAATTGGATCTCAAGTCTCGGAGCAGAATATTTTACAG GACTTTTTGCGCCAGAAATACGAAGAACGGACGGTAATGAAGGTTATTCATACCATGATTCGACGTGGAGAGCTTCAGCACAGGATGCAACGGAAGATGCTCTATCGTATTTGCTAA
- the LOC120453774 gene encoding abnormal spindle-like microcephaly-associated protein homolog has protein sequence MYIYPSSPESASSLQSEESAAIKIQAGFRGYRVRKEIHRSSKNPHPRRNQRQRPKNNALMENQANSGNPRPSGEEQRTTAENGGKSVEDRSATKIQAGFRGFLVRKKQKIATDAAVKIQAGFRGFKTRKELKQCEPIV, from the coding sequence ATGTACATTTACCCCAGCTCCCCGGAATCAGCATCGTCCTTGCAGTCCGAAGAGAGTGCGGCCATCAAGATTCAGGCCGGATTTCGTGGCTACCGTGTGCGCAAAGAGATCCACCGATCCAGCAAGAATCCCCATCCCCGGCGGAACCAGCGACAGCGTCCCAAGAACAACGCCCTCATGGAAAACCAGGCCAATTCGGGAAATCCCCGTCCCAGCGGCGAGGAGCAGCGCACGACTGCCGAGAATGGAGGCAAATCCGTTGAGGATCGCAGTGCCACCAAGATACAGGCGGGATTTCGTGGATTCCTGGTGCGAAAGAAGCAGAAAATCGCCACCGATGCGGCCGTTAAAATTCAGGCTGGCTTCCGGGGATTCAAAACACGCAAAGAATTGAAACAATGCGAGCCCATTGTTTAA